A region from the Brassica napus cultivar Da-Ae chromosome C8, Da-Ae, whole genome shotgun sequence genome encodes:
- the LOC106379730 gene encoding monothiol glutaredoxin-S4-like: protein MEKLQKMISEKSVVIFSKNSCCMSHTIKTLFLDFGVSPTIYELDDINKGKEIEQALAQLGCSPTVPVVFIGGQLVGGANQVMSLHLNRSLVPMLKRVGALWL, encoded by the coding sequence ATGGAGAAGCTACAGAAGATGATCTCGGAGAAGTCGGTAGTGATCTTTAGCAAGAACTCGTGCTGCATGTCTCACACAATCAAGACTCTCTTTTTAGACTTTGGCGTAAGCCCGACGATCTATGAATTAGACGACATCAACAAGGGAAAGGAGATAGAGCAAGCATTGGCTCAGCTTGGCTGCAGCCCCACCGTGCCGGTGGTGTTCATAGGAGGTCAGCTGGTCGGTGGAGCCAATCAAGTCATGAGTCTTCATCTCAATCGCTCTCTCGTTCCGATGCTTAAGCGAGTTGGGGCGTTATGGCTTTGA